ttacaattattttgaagcgacttccaaacaggaggagtctagacgttcgcctgtggatatatttttatgtatgttcaacgattattccgccgtttatgaaccgattttcaaattttttcttttgctgtacattgtattgttccgagtaggtatcatgttaacaaaagtggtggtctggtgatggaaacaatgagaaatcgaagtgactccttgatattcaaatgggaacgtatggtcccagaaaatgttcaagaaCGTTCACgaaatgaagattgagtacagaataaggattatttaatactttttagttcatataagtataatcttaaatgaactaaaaagcattaattgcttataattgcttatttttaataattgcttcagtaacaagtgcaacagtatgtcaaacttactggcacaaataaagttgggatagcttctttaaacaaaatagtatttattttaatttttctttaaaaattttcaatgaaatgtttgctacatattgttgaattttttttgggattccaaccaacacgcccaattaatttcagccattttcctcttattagaggatctttagggaatctgtaaaacaaatgattatgatatataaatataaaccttcctctagttttagagtcactctatattatagtagttatattatattagctatattataatatactattagttaaaataagataatatgtccttttagtccggccgcacattatccgaatttgtgatcactaaaattcggacgccccgccccgctcatacattttgacacgtcagaaattattttagtatgatgggtttacaacaaaatgtatgaacagagtgcgttgcgccgggcgtccgaatttttctgatcagaaatttcggataatgtgcggccgggcttaaggtgataaatataaaggtaaatgatttttattttagatttatgttattgtaaaatatcgataagcatatcgataaatttgattcaagcactagcgtatatgtaagaaattttgatgaaaaatttttcttcaaaatttgtgtaatataggaacaatagtacctttagttacgcaaaatatgaaagtaaaagggaggattcacaatattttatttgaaatagagaactaaagaccataatgtagcaaaaataaacacatcgtagcaattaggacatgaagattaattacgggtgaaatgtatatttttcaggattattcttatgatttacactgcaatcactcacagcacaagttattattgttatatataatagtatttgttgaaaataacatacgatatattgcaaataccgaaagggcataaaaacgattgacgacttttgacgacctgtcaaataaaagttgttacaattttcattagactgcctctctcttttcatcatgttataattccataaaggattttcttctctctcgcactctttgttggtctttaggtatatattatgtctatgcctttctctatcgtggttacaactctagttgtcgcagatgctgggaaatcactagttttgtatctaagcaatgtgttcttccaaaaaccaaacaatcaaatgagctgagcacaccttgcaccccgctaaaacgccattcttatcaggaacacttacaacgtcaataatcgaaaaacacttattagggcataattgctataaaaacctgtcaacttgccagttttgttcaatattttatttcttgaatgagtttagaagctataaaaaaggctttcagacagcccgacccacttgagttcaagttttggccctttttacctatgttccgctaattttgccagtgtgtgtattatataatataacaggacgctcaattataacatcttagtttatcgatatcctcgacaaatatcaaccgagtgtcctaTCGGctatcactatagaccgccatgtttagttcttggcaatatggcgccggccacacttttttgtagttatgtcgcttccatctggtTCCTTATTCATTGAGCAGGCaacagcgcacattgactgacattgacacactcttgtcgaactgtaccaACCACAGATATATATATGTAGCAAGTACCAACTTTTGCCTGAGTTTATTCAGTCTTTGACGTTCAAGACAATTTTTATCAAAGTCTTTCAGCCTTCTGTCTGTGCTTCTGTTTCTGATTTTAAGTTTTGAGTTGTTAATTTTCAGAAATTGTATCAATACAGCAGTGCATTTTATTGCTAAGCAGTATGCGGCATAACTTATCTCGACAACTTTCATTTATGACATTATGACTAATGCAAGATGATGTGTATCGCTTTAAACTAAATTTATGCATTGTCGGAAGAATAAAATCTAATTTAACATGTCTGAAGTAAAAGGTACTAAAGCTCTGGAGCTATGGTGCAAGCGCTTGGTAAAGGATTGTCCTGATGTTCATATAGATAACATGACAACTTCCTGGAGAAATGGCATAGCGTTCTGTGCGCTAGTTCATCACTTTAGGCCTGATTTGATGTAagttgaaacttgaaattttattatatacttacctaaaatattttaccaaattcttatacattttgaaaaattatgaatCCTTAAAAAATTTTAACACTTTAAATTTCAACTAAATTACAGTgatttatcaaaattaaatcctgaaaatatttatgaaaacaaTCAATTGGCTTATAATATTGCTGAGAAACATTTGGGAATACCCAGTCTTCTTGATCCAGAAGATATGGTTGAAAATGATGTTCCGGATAGACTATCAATACTGACATATTTATCCCAGTTTTACCAACGTTTGGGACACACAGGTGAGTATCAATAATTTAATCAGTTTGAAAGCCACATTGAGAACATTGtctattatttaaacttttgtGTATTATAAAGATGAAATACTTGCCATCTCAACtgaataacataataaaagATTTAGAACATTATATAATGTATACTTTCATTGCACTTGTCAGCTTTACAACAGGCAGGCAAGCATTCTTGTTTATCGATAAATTCTAAATATTTATACTACCTTTCAGTGAATACTAAAGTTAGTGAAACAGACTCAAAGCTTCCATCAGCGGCTTCTACTCCTACAAGCGTAAGTGAAAAGAATACACCTTAATGTGCATCTTTGGCTTTGTGTGTATTCTACGCTAAGCACTGCACTGTTTGTTAAATTTcttttctaagactttttcctAATTTTTGTCTTGTATCTCACTTTTAGACTCCCATCAAATTTGGAAAAGTGGCTCTCGATAAATGTACTGTATGTGGACTACCTGTATATTTAGCACAACGACTTATCGTCTCACAAAAGCTATATCACAGAAGATGTTTCCGTTGTTCCACTTGCTTGGGACACTTGAATCCTAAAAACTTTCATGTTATAGAAACAAATAAATTCTCTTGTGATTCCTGTAAAAACGATAGGAACAtgtctaaatatttaaataataatgatcaaATGGGAATGCTGGCTTTTACGAATGATGTGCATGAGACATCCCAAGCAGAGCCAAACACTTCCAAATTAAAGTCAAGACCACAATCAATTTTAGGTGAGATATTGTGCATCATAGCTTTCTTCTTTTTTTGGCATGTATTAAATCTCTTTGTTTCTTTTTAAGAATGCGTCCTGTGCTGTACTTGAGTATTATTGAAGGTTTTATTTTTACTCAcaaatatcattataataattttatgtgtgaaACATATAATTTATGCGGATTGCAAAAGTATGTTTAACAAGTGTACTACCAACAGAAAGTTTTAATTTGaagcctttttagtttttactattaatttacatgagaattattttattgaaggcTAATGTATGCAGATCACCTTGTGTTCTATGTAGGACATGTAATACCTTTTATGGCAAAGTAATTAATGCAACTACTTATGGACTCTGTAGTTGCAAAACACTTAAGTTGAGGACAGAGTGGTTCTGGTAACTGGTCTTACCTGTATAGGATGGTTAATGCTTTGTAGTAATAATGCATGCCACACAATCATTGATatgaacataaaataatattggtagacatcggattatatgcatttgcatataaTCACACTTTTTAGGCGTTcatgcatattttggcaatttttggTTGATATGCACTATCAGCCAAAACTTGCCAAAATATTTCAGTCGTATTATGCCCTCGAGGCTCCAAACTAGCTATGTATATATAAGCTAGCTATACATACCGATGTCACGAAATAGAGGTACGATAGATCGAAATACTTCAAAGATTATGTAAAattgaaaaactatttttttttgtaattgacaACATTAGAAAAAATTGCATAAAGTAGGTAATAAACTTTCATGAGCagtaagattgcaatcggaagaTGTTGGTAGAAAACTATTGTTACTGTATGAGGAATGAGAAATCCTTTGATGCAAAAAAAGATGCAATTATGAATATTATTGGCGCATTTATTAACGGCACCATCGGaaactcttcaaaaaaataatagattttaataataagtgatttttgattgtgcatattttgtgcatatttcggcactttgatcgtgcatataatccgatgtctaaatattagtatgtatttattttgtatacttaattGATTtgcttacaaataaaataatattattgatattatgtatACCCCATATATACCCCATGTAGTAAGAAATCTCTAGTAATAACTAGCaccatacattatacaataatgaactaataactaatttatctaacaattattttttaagactggatttaattttgttcttttttatttcagagaaaataaatatgtttgaaaatattgataaagacaatgtaaataaaatagatgAAAATCTTTCTAGTATTAGTTTAAAagacaatcataataatataaataagtctaaCATTGAGGTCAATATACTAAGTGGACCTCAAAACACGGAAAGTATTAGTGTAGCTGATAATGTAAAAGAAAAAGTAGGTTTGAATTCTGAAACTCATAATTCTTTTAACAGTGAACATGAAAAGgtttataaaacaaacaaagataaatttatttttttacaaactcAACTATCAGATGATATTCCAGATTTGAAATTAGCAGATACTAGTATAGAAAAAAGTGTTACGCATATCAATGATATGATATTGGATAATCTAGACAAATCTCACCAAATATATCAAAAGATGAATGATGATGAGAATAGTGAAATAATATCAAAAGATGTAAAACTCGATAGCAATATTACAGATGATAGTAGACTAGCTCAAAACAATATAACTATAACGAAAGAACTAGacacaaaagaaaatatatcaaatgaagaagaaataaaaatttgtgTTCCTCCTCGAAGAAAAAAACTTAACTCATCCAATAAAGTCGTAGAAAAGACGCAGACaaaattaaatatcgaaaatgtGGAGTATCCAGACCACCTCAACCCGTTTTCAGAAGACGAAGACGAGGTAATATTTTctgatattgtaatttttaatattaagagcgggctgtcaaattttgctgttttctaataagtattacgatcccagaagacgattgactcaaatgaaattgagatttatttaatcatagtatatttatttgatatttagctaacggaaaacacaattcacttattttgacgcaatagttttatttttcgaaattatgaatatttctgggcttttcaaaaaatatctgtaacacttattgagttactatcattaaataacttgcactactacaatcacacactttataaaataatagctaaaggaaatattagtagtgtattcaatttttaagtaatcatcaaaaacatttttaggacttacgaccttcactttcgtgctataatgtgGGAACCGTTGTttcgcgatattgttcactattagctgcagtgTAAAGCACATTGCCCGAGaccacgattcatggaatcattgtattacgattggaggatagcgttgtgtgtaggcggggctagcgttttGACCGTAGGCTCTTAAGTCATCTTTTAGAAATAACgagaaaatagttttaaatatcCTTTTTTTATATCTTAAATGTCTCATTTAGAACGAAGAATCGGAAAAGCCAGTCAAAACAAGCACAAATCCTTTTGGAAGTAGTGATGAGGAAGAAGAGACAATTTCACAAAGTGTGCAGAACCATCCAAATAACAATGCAACATCAGAAAATGCAACTTCAACACCTGTGTAAGTCACCAACACTATTTAAAGTGCTTTACCATAAATTAACTGTTTCCTTAATATTAACAGTTTTAATAACTTTCGAGTTCCGACATATttcagtaaatattttatcGATTAGTAAAgacaacaatatttttacagCAAACGTCTAATAAAAGCTTATAATCCCTTTTGGTCTGACGGAGAAGAGCCATCGTCTGATGAAGAAACCACTACAAAATGGTAATTTATACTcatcttataacttataataagaATAATTCTATAGTCtcaatactaaaaaaaaaattagattgaGCATAATCTTATCCAAAGCTTCACGGACACATTATAAATGTGACGCCCCACAGTGGCGAAAATTCCGAAAAACATGGCAAAAACCTAAATTCTATTAATTTGTTATGAGAACGTTTAAACTAATAAGAATAAATAGTTTATAGCTCAACGTGATCAGTTTTCTGGGCAAGGCAATCgattattcaaataatattaaaaaaaaacgtgatGAATTAAGTATTTCAGTAATCTAAATGACAACATATTTTAGGCCATGGTTATTTtctgttatgtaaataatcgaaAGCCACGCttttgtcaaaaattttaaatttgcacGTCTtatcttaacaaaaaaaaattaaatatggcctatagcctttttctataactgggctatctaaaactgaaagaatttttcaaatcggaccagtagttcctgagattagcgcgtttaaataagcccattcaaataattttccccgttttccccacattttcctctatttcttcgctcctattagttttagcgtaataaaatatagcccatagcctttctcaataactgggctatctaacactgaaagaatttttcaaatcggaccagtagttcctgagattagcgcgttcaaataagccctttcaaataatttccccctgttttctccacattttcctctatttctttgctcctattagtcttagcgtgataaaatatagcctaatgccttcctcgataaatggactatctaactcTGAAAAAACATTTCAAATCAAACCAATAGTTTCTGAGATTTgtacgttcaaacaaacaaactaactaactaacaaactcttccgctttataatattatatagattattttgttttagtgtaTCGTTTGGTCGCATTCAAAATTACCTTGGTTTAGCGAACAGATGTATAACGCTTTTATTATGACCATTTTCAATGATGGATATGGCaagaaattatacttttatacaatgaacgtaatatttaatagtaaattagaCACTACGACATTTGCAAccctaaaaaaaaataggtgtCATAAATCATACTTTCTAGGCAAACTTAATTATATATCTTACCTCCAGGAATGGAATCCACAGCAGATATTAACAGGATTTGTAGGAAAATaccaaaaaacaataattttacttcAAGTTGAAAAAACACAAAACGCATCCGCCCTTCGACTAGTCAAACTTTGGATCGAGTTTTAACAAGCTAGGGGTAGGGATGTTGGTCGACTCCAACGTAGATAGATAGCCCGGTCTATTGTCTTGAGTCGCACAAAAAAAGAAACTGGTTTCGGATTACTTTTAGATTTTTAGTTTTTGCCATGTTTTTCGGTATTTTCGCCACTGTGCGCCCTTAGGAATATGTTTTTGCGTCATTTccaaaagcaaaaaaatattccatAGCTCTATTTCCTATCTTGTGCAAAACAACATGTCTACATTATCAATAACTAAATACATACGTACAACTTCCATATGTACATTATTATTCTattcatacttatattatgacttcaaaagtgtgtgtgtctgtctttaaCTCTTTACCTCTCTACGCCTAAGACCTTAAAccgtttttgataaaatttagtaatttGGGTCCCAGGCTATCCCTTACATAGGATCGTTTAACGTTTTTATCTTGAAATCATGTACTGTCCCTGCGCGTTAAACGAATTTAGACGCAACGAAATTGCGGGCAAAATCTAGTACGACTTTGAATTCTATTCGTTCCCCAGTTGATGTTGAGAAAACGTGATGTTTATACAATAGGTTTGTGTAATGACGTCGCTCTGAACGTCCATCACGAGAACAAACGCATGATATCTTCAACTTTCACAAGGCGAATCgctaatgaaaatatttagcACAATACGCTACGGCGCGGAAAGGAATACGGTGTGGGGGGTTTTTTTATCTCATTGCACGTCTTATAGGCTTGGATTGGGTTCCGGGAATAAATATTATGCAGGCATTTACAGAAAGGCGAAATCGGAAATGCCAATAACATAAATTACCAAAACCCCGGCCCGGGgcattttatgtaagtatattatgtcgaTAACGCAGAAAGTTTGgcaaccggtggtaggcaacacgTAGGatgttctgaaaatatttgatcagaaatcagaaataaaacatattatttatttaaagtgcCCAGATGTTTACCCATCTATATGCAggaatgataaaattaaaatagatccGCAATTTAGTTGGTCATTATGTGGAACACCATTTCCGCTTTTAACAAATCTGTGATTTACCGCAATCGACAATGACAATAGTAGTGTAACTTCGACCGATTTTTTACTTACCAACAAGGTCGTTTAAATTCTAAAGgccttttattgtttttattaaatatttaagtgtcACTACTTACTTTGATCCGGTAACCTTTACCTAATGACCAATGTTTTGTGAAGGGACAGTAGTTACATTTGCAGATGGCAAAGTAGGTTATCTATGAAATTTGTTTGTTTCATCTGTAAGCAATTTACTTGGGCTTGTAACTACGCACTTCGGCGCAATACATAATTCTTGAATCTTATTTTCGTAATATGGCCGAAAGATGGTGCACGGAGTTGAAGGGCGTTTAGtgtcggtttcattgaaataacACAGGTGTCATTTTAGGTATCAGTAGGTACTTCTCATATTGTACGGTCATCGACAAACCCGACAGTAGATCCAAAAGTGTACCtagtatagttcttgcaatctacgagtgcgcagcgcccttagttgtgtgagtgaccatatctatacacgcatacatggctcgctcgctactgactgctccgtcaggtacgcacactaacgaaaatttCTATTCacaattacaactacaaataaaggctacgcgcgctcgtagattgcaagaactgtacctactattaaaaaaaatcaatacaatAAAATCTACACCGGCTCGCACTACGGACTATATGGTTGCCTTACCCATACCTACAGCAAACCAAATTTGCTATCTCACGATAATATCGATTTCGTAGGAATAACATATTTGCGATTATGAAACACAcatgtaaaaaaataactttatttagcTCAAGTATGCACAAGTCTCCTCTAACGACGAGTACGCCGAACCTGCCCGGGGgcacgccgcgccgccgcaAACCCCgcgcccccgccccgccccccaTCGCCGAGCGCCTCGACCTCCCCTCCACCTCCATGGACGACGTCGCCAGCATATCCTCGTACAGCTCACACAACTCCACCATACATTCTGATCAGGTAAAATATgcagcaaagctcggtcaaatagctagtattgtAGTAAAGTTATAGTGCCAGTggccttaaaaatattaaatttttattatctgtGACCACACTTCATcatgtactatcaaagaagtaataattcataggcagatggcgaacctaagtaatttggtcgcgttacctcaaactcatccgaccgatcacagctaacattgaattgacataagccgaccacatttGGTTCAAAATGGTTGGTTGGAAATtcacggacctacgtcattacgtaggtccgtgaatttcttcgatggtacctatATTTGTTGTTTAGAAGTCATACGGCGGCCACACCCCGCGGCTGAAGAAGCGCGTGGCGCCGACGCCGCCGGACAGCCTGTCCACACTCTCTGGACTTGAAAGCCTGGACCGGAGCACGGATTCGCCAGCGCGACTCAGCACAGACGGTAAATATGCTTGTAGAATGTTCAGCATCTACTGCTGCCTTAGATCAAGGTGGTGCAGATTCAACGGTAAATATGCCTGAAGCCGTTTCCTGAATTTAGTAATGGTTGGCTGTAAACTTCCCAATAGTTTTTTTCTAGTGTACACTTGATGAAATGAATAATTCCTTCATTTGATTACCTTTTGCCATTGC
This DNA window, taken from Aricia agestis chromosome 11, ilAriAges1.1, whole genome shotgun sequence, encodes the following:
- the LOC121731775 gene encoding MICAL-like protein 1 isoform X3 translates to MSEVKGTKALELWCKRLVKDCPDVHIDNMTTSWRNGIAFCALVHHFRPDLIDLSKLNPENIYENNQLAYNIAEKHLGIPSLLDPEDMVENDVPDRLSILTYLSQFYQRLGHTVNTKVSETDSKLPSAASTPTSTPIKFGKVALDKCTVCGLPVYLAQRLIVSQKLYHRRCFRCSTCLGHLNPKNFHVIETNKFSCDSCKNDRNMSKYLNNNDQMGMLAFTNDVHETSQAEPNTSKLKSRPQSILEKINMFENIDKDNVNKIDENLSSISLKDNHNNINKSNIEVNILSGPQNTESISVADNVKEKVGLNSETHNSFNSEHEKVYKTNKDKFIFLQTQLSDDIPDLKLADTSIEKSVTHINDMILDNLDKSHQSEIISKDVKLDSNITDDSRLAQNNITITKELDTKENISNEEEIKICVPPRRKKLNSSNKVVEKTQTKLNIENVEYPDHLNPFSEDEDENEESEKPVKTSTNPFGSSDEEEETISQSVQNHPNNNATSENATSTPVKRLIKAYNPFWSDGEEPSSDEETTTKCSSMHKSPLTTSTPNLPGGTPRRRKPRAPAPPPIAERLDLPSTSMDDVASISSYSSHNSTIHSDQKSYGGHTPRLKKRVAPTPPDSLSTLSGLESLDRSTDSPARLSTDGTVRKKGPAPGLPLPERREVKLTLPPEELQVQLELLETQQLGLERQGVLLERMIRDKCEGEDGPTASPEEIEDLVIQLCELVNEKNDLFRKQTELMYIRRQQRLEQEQADIEHEIRVIQSRPAVNRIDADKAREEQLVCRLVECVRQRDELVQQLDAERRRETREDRAIAACIASRRAQRNSESNSSSMKSADAVSPVKKSKVKDKVKKQLKKAKHTLIAKKKTDEKPEKEKKPK
- the LOC121731775 gene encoding MICAL-like protein 1 isoform X2 is translated as MSEVKGTKALELWCKRLVKDCPDVHIDNMTTSWRNGIAFCALVHHFRPDLIDLSKLNPENIYENNQLAYNIAEKHLGIPSLLDPEDMVENDVPDRLSILTYLSQFYQRLGHTVNTKVSETDSKLPSAASTPTSTPIKFGKVALDKCTVCGLPVYLAQRLIVSQKLYHRRCFRCSTCLGHLNPKNFHVIETNKFSCDSCKNDRNMSKYLNNNDQMGMLAFTNDVHETSQAEPNTSKLKSRPQSILEKINMFENIDKDNVNKIDENLSSISLKDNHNNINKSNIEVNILSGPQNTESISVADNVKEKVGLNSETHNSFNSEHEKVYKTNKDKFIFLQTQLSDDIPDLKLADTSIEKSVTHINDMILDNLDKSHQIYQKMNDDENSEIISKDVKLDSNITDDSRLAQNNITITKELDTKENISNEEEIKICVPPRRKKLNSSNKVVEKTQTKLNIENVEYPDHLNPFSEDEDENEESEKPVKTSTNPFGSSDEEEETISQSVQNHPNNNATSENATSTPVKRLIKAYNPFWSDGEEPSSDEETTTKCSSMHKSPLTTSTPNLPGGTPRRRKPRAPAPPPIAERLDLPSTSMDDVASISSYSSHNSTIHSDQKSYGGHTPRLKKRVAPTPPDSLSTLSGLESLDRSTDSPARLSTDGTVRKKGPAPGLPLPERREVKLTLPPEELQVQLELLETQQLGLERQGVLLERMIRDKCEDGPTASPEEIEDLVIQLCELVNEKNDLFRKQTELMYIRRQQRLEQEQADIEHEIRVIQSRPAVNRIDADKAREEQLVCRLVECVRQRDELVQQLDAERRRETREDRAIAACIASRRAQRNSESNSSSMKSADAVSPVKKSKVKDKVKKQLKKAKHTLIAKKKTDEKPEKEKKPK
- the LOC121731775 gene encoding MICAL-like protein 1 isoform X1; this encodes MSEVKGTKALELWCKRLVKDCPDVHIDNMTTSWRNGIAFCALVHHFRPDLIDLSKLNPENIYENNQLAYNIAEKHLGIPSLLDPEDMVENDVPDRLSILTYLSQFYQRLGHTVNTKVSETDSKLPSAASTPTSTPIKFGKVALDKCTVCGLPVYLAQRLIVSQKLYHRRCFRCSTCLGHLNPKNFHVIETNKFSCDSCKNDRNMSKYLNNNDQMGMLAFTNDVHETSQAEPNTSKLKSRPQSILEKINMFENIDKDNVNKIDENLSSISLKDNHNNINKSNIEVNILSGPQNTESISVADNVKEKVGLNSETHNSFNSEHEKVYKTNKDKFIFLQTQLSDDIPDLKLADTSIEKSVTHINDMILDNLDKSHQIYQKMNDDENSEIISKDVKLDSNITDDSRLAQNNITITKELDTKENISNEEEIKICVPPRRKKLNSSNKVVEKTQTKLNIENVEYPDHLNPFSEDEDENEESEKPVKTSTNPFGSSDEEEETISQSVQNHPNNNATSENATSTPVKRLIKAYNPFWSDGEEPSSDEETTTKCSSMHKSPLTTSTPNLPGGTPRRRKPRAPAPPPIAERLDLPSTSMDDVASISSYSSHNSTIHSDQKSYGGHTPRLKKRVAPTPPDSLSTLSGLESLDRSTDSPARLSTDGTVRKKGPAPGLPLPERREVKLTLPPEELQVQLELLETQQLGLERQGVLLERMIRDKCEGEDGPTASPEEIEDLVIQLCELVNEKNDLFRKQTELMYIRRQQRLEQEQADIEHEIRVIQSRPAVNRIDADKAREEQLVCRLVECVRQRDELVQQLDAERRRETREDRAIAACIASRRAQRNSESNSSSMKSADAVSPVKKSKVKDKVKKQLKKAKHTLIAKKKTDEKPEKEKKPK